The DNA segment GATCAACCGGCAGCATTTCGCCATCTTCGCGCGTTGCAGTGGCGAATTGGCTGAACATATCTTGCCCGCCGCCCTGCAGACGACGACGCTCGGTTTCTTTGGTCAAATACTCGACCATATAGGCGCGGCCATCTACGCCACGCTTCATTTTTGTGAACGGCAACGGCGTCCGAATGGGTGCGACAGATGCCTGCACCATATCGACAAATGCCGTGTTGATTCGATCCGCCTCTGGTCCCCATGGAATGCCAAGGAAGCTGTCCGCAGCAAGATCCAATGTTAGTTCTTTAATAGCGGGATAGAACTTCATTGGTCCTTCCCAATTCGCCACTGCGCGCGCGATGCCAGAATTAAGAGCCCCGGAATAATGACGCATCGGTCCCGGTTTAAAGGCGATGGAAAGCGCGCGGCGGTCAATCCGGTGATGATCAAAATCGATCAACATCAAACCGCGAGGAAACAATTGGTCTAAAACCGGACCCCACCCTTGCTCGCTCGAAAAAATCTTATCCTTGTTGAACAAGACAAGTTCATTCGCATCCGCACCGATTAGAGCGACATTCCAACCGCCAAAAGCATAGGTCTTGTAGACTTTACCAAATTTCTCGACCCGCTCCTGCGTAAAAGCGTGCGGGTCAGCAAGTTGGGTGAAAGTGTTGCCGACAATCGGCCAACCGGCATCGCCGGGAATGTGCGCAATATCAGCCTCAGTCGGAACACCTTCGCTCCAATGGTCGAACACGGGATCGTTCTGGGCTTCAGCTTTGGCGAGGGTGGCCATATCGGGCATGCTCCGAGGGTTGATCTTGGTCTAAGTTCGTATGCTTGATGCAACTTACCACAGTGTAAATACACCGCCACCCAAATTGAGATAGTATCGAGCCGCCCTAAATCCAGCCGGACAATTCGCGCTGAATGATCCCGTTGATCATAACAACCCCAGCATCCGAGACATTGAGGCAGTCAAGCACAGCGTATTCATCACCACCGGCCTCTAGAAACTGATCGCGTCCTTCCAAAGCCAGTTCCTCAAGCGTTTCAACACAATCGGCGGCGAAACCCGGAGCAGCAACGACCAATCGCTTGGTCCCCTTCGCGCCCTCGGCCATCAGAGTGTCGTCGGTTGCGGGTTCCAACCATTGGGCCGGACCAAAGCGTGATTGGAACGTGGTTTCAAACCGCACCCCGTCAAACTCAGGTCGCCCGACAAGGCGTTCTCGCAACAGTCGAGCACTCTTGTGGCAATGACAGTGGTACGGATCACCTTTTTCTAGTGTCCTTTGCGGCATTCCGTGAAAGCTCAACAGCATCGTTTCCGGACGGAATGACAGAGCGCCGACTT comes from the Erythrobacter sp. Alg231-14 genome and includes:
- a CDS encoding cytochrome P450; this translates as MATLAKAEAQNDPVFDHWSEGVPTEADIAHIPGDAGWPIVGNTFTQLADPHAFTQERVEKFGKVYKTYAFGGWNVALIGADANELVLFNKDKIFSSEQGWGPVLDQLFPRGLMLIDFDHHRIDRRALSIAFKPGPMRHYSGALNSGIARAVANWEGPMKFYPAIKELTLDLAADSFLGIPWGPEADRINTAFVDMVQASVAPIRTPLPFTKMKRGVDGRAYMVEYLTKETERRRLQGGGQDMFSQFATATREDGEMLPVDQVVDHMSFLMMAAHDTITSSATALIYQLAINPEWQEKVREEVMAVTGGPDGSGEARALDYDDMSKLELTEMAFKEALRMIPPVPSMPRRAIKDFEYGGYKIPAGQMVGININWTHHSEEYWDNPMVFDPMRFTPDKVKARHKYAWVPFGGGAHMCLGLHFAYMQVKVLIAQLLQRYRIEATEGYAPAWQPWPIPQPKDGLKVEFKKL